In the genome of Dasypus novemcinctus isolate mDasNov1 chromosome 30, mDasNov1.1.hap2, whole genome shotgun sequence, one region contains:
- the LOC131276938 gene encoding olfactory receptor 5A2-like has protein sequence MSNQTRVTQFILRGFSDTQDLKFVVLLFFLFDYLFCLLGNISIIIAVIRESRLHSPMYFFLKNLSFLDMCYTSVTIPKALMTSLLGSGVISYLECVAQLYMLITLSSTECFLLTAMAYDRCLAIYRPLLYASMMSHKLCSELVIMAWVTGAIFSAFHTVNTFSLPFCGPNVVEHFFCEMPPVMRLSCTDFHTNEEVGFAVSSCVVMSSFALTIVSYACIISTIARISSVDGRWKAFSTCSSHLTTDILFYGTGSFAYLRSASQYSPTQGRLASIFYTIVTPTLNPVIYCLRNKDMKGALWKLYC, from the coding sequence ATGTCTAATCAGACAAGAGTGACACAATTCATTCTCAGGGGTTTTTCAGATACCCAGGATTTGAAATTTGTAGTcctcttatttttcttgtttgattACCTGTTTTGCCTTCTgggaaacatttccatcatcatagCTGTGATCAGGGAAAGCCGACTCCActcccccatgtatttcttcctgaagaacttgtCTTTTCTGGACATGTGCTATACCTCTGTCACCATCCCTAAGGCCCTGATGACCTCCCTATTGGGCTCTGGGGTCATTTCCTACCTGGAGTGTGTAGCTCAGCTGTATATGCTTATTACACTTAGTTCTACTGAATGCTTCCTGCTCACAGCCATGGCCTATGACCGGTGCTTGGCCATTTACAGGCCCCTTCTCTATGCCTCCATGATGAGCCACAAACTCTGTTCTGAACTGGTCATCATGGCCTGGGTTACTGGGGCCATATTCTCAGCCTTCCACACAGTCAataccttctccctccccttctgTGGGCCGAatgttgttgaacattttttctgtgAAATGCCTCCTGTCATGAGACTTTCCTGCACTGATTTCCACACCAATGAGGAAGTGGGCTTTGCTGTTAGCAGCTGCGTTGTCATGAGCTCCTTTGCCCTCACTATTGTATCCTACGCCTGCATAATCTCCACAATTGCTCGGATCTCCTCTGTGGATGGCAGGTGGAAAGCATTCTCCACCTGTTCCTCTCACCTCACCACAGATATTTTGTTCTATGGAACTGGAAGTTTTGCATACTTGAGATCTGCCTCCCAATACTCCCCCACCCAGGGTCGCCTGGCCTCCATTTTTTACACCATTGTCACACCTACCTTGAACCCTGTTATCTATTGTCTGAGGAACAAAGACATGAAAGGTGCTCTGTGGAAGCTGTATTGCTGA